In Akkermansiaceae bacterium, a single genomic region encodes these proteins:
- a CDS encoding FAD-dependent oxidoreductase — protein MAEHSRKVYDVIVSGGGPAGVAAAISAARAGARVLLLERYGFCGGMATTALVNPWAGHAWHDHVDEQGARRASLIGGVFREVVVKLRQGDGFGSALSDSAFDEELLKHVYDELLAEAGVTVRYHSYIRSVEMDGNRISGVSVLSKGGEETISGRQFIDASGDADLAALAGCGFSVGRPEDGLMQAMTVSFRMANVDKREMIATGSLRKARALVEPYFQKALASGELVYPYRNFIHFYDYPRPGVLHFNMTRINKVSGLNVVDLSTAETEGRRQAYLMGNWLRKTVPWFSQSYVEKIACQVGVRETRHVTGKYMMTQEDIVQARKFPDGITRSRYFIDIHNPAGAKDVHQQEGQKGKVLAGYGPPANDFYEVPFRCMVPLECPNLLIACRALSATHEAAAAVRVMATMHGIGEAAGIASAAAAADGTNVQDVDGAWVRSRIPYMAEAPEYGYPWEPASGDLPESGNTSGSPMVAAASL, from the coding sequence ATGGCAGAGCATTCCCGGAAGGTGTATGATGTGATTGTTTCCGGAGGAGGCCCCGCGGGGGTGGCCGCCGCGATCTCCGCCGCGAGGGCGGGGGCCAGGGTGCTGTTGCTGGAGCGCTACGGATTCTGCGGCGGTATGGCGACCACCGCGCTGGTGAATCCCTGGGCGGGCCACGCCTGGCACGACCATGTGGATGAACAGGGGGCGAGGAGGGCTTCGCTGATCGGCGGCGTCTTCAGGGAGGTGGTGGTGAAGCTGAGGCAGGGGGATGGTTTCGGCTCCGCCCTGTCGGACTCCGCCTTTGACGAGGAACTGCTGAAGCATGTCTATGACGAGTTGCTGGCGGAGGCAGGGGTGACGGTCCGTTATCACAGCTACATCCGCTCGGTGGAGATGGACGGAAACAGGATCTCCGGCGTCTCCGTGTTGTCGAAAGGCGGTGAGGAAACGATCTCCGGGAGGCAGTTCATCGATGCATCCGGGGATGCGGACCTGGCCGCGCTGGCGGGTTGCGGATTTTCCGTCGGGCGGCCCGAGGACGGATTGATGCAGGCGATGACGGTGAGCTTCCGGATGGCGAATGTGGACAAGCGCGAGATGATCGCGACGGGCAGCCTGCGGAAGGCGAGGGCGCTGGTGGAGCCGTATTTCCAGAAGGCGCTGGCATCCGGGGAACTGGTGTATCCCTACCGGAACTTCATCCACTTTTATGACTATCCGCGTCCCGGGGTGCTCCACTTCAACATGACGCGGATCAACAAGGTTTCCGGGCTGAACGTGGTGGATCTTTCCACCGCGGAGACGGAAGGACGGAGGCAGGCGTACCTGATGGGGAACTGGCTGCGGAAGACGGTGCCATGGTTCTCCCAGTCCTATGTCGAGAAGATCGCCTGCCAGGTGGGGGTGCGTGAGACGCGCCATGTCACGGGGAAATACATGATGACCCAGGAGGACATCGTGCAGGCGAGGAAATTCCCGGATGGCATCACGAGATCCCGCTACTTCATCGACATCCACAACCCTGCCGGTGCGAAGGACGTCCACCAGCAGGAGGGGCAGAAGGGGAAGGTGCTGGCGGGCTACGGCCCCCCGGCCAACGATTTCTATGAAGTCCCGTTCCGCTGCATGGTGCCGCTGGAATGCCCGAACCTGCTGATCGCCTGCCGTGCGCTCTCCGCCACCCATGAGGCGGCGGCGGCGGTGCGGGTGATGGCGACGATGCATGGCATCGGTGAGGCGGCGGGGATCGCCTCCGCGGCTGCCGCTGCGGATGGAACCAACGTCCAGGATGTGGATGGAGCATGGGTGCGCAGCCGCATCCCCTACATGGCGGAAGCTCCGGAGTACGGATACCCCTGGGAGCCGGCATCCGGTGATCTGCCTGAGTCCGGAAATACTTCCGGCAGCCCGATGGTGGCTGCCGCCAGCCTGTGA
- a CDS encoding right-handed parallel beta-helix repeat-containing protein: MGFRFPFPTCRTSLIRLLPLATAIAFTPGSGARPISEVLREKDALFDPWDQEKWAAWYKDGHIVEPFEIDRPATFAPRDTPWVFSTARFGEIHGKASAIFPIVGAGPWIIDGNNVTLDVRTDAAKAMTIRDWYTNDYKGEQLVDRVHGFKFRQKGTAASPSILRNITLMGFWRAVDTAYTQENPLVHLENITASLNVCAFYTNGPRGVIRNCHVTESIMMGIYADQESNGWLIENNTFRDNGMRGVRSWSAITLDSCYNYDIRNNRFLAPTSPPRDYHSAITLYRNQGEKGDIREPSASWNLISENTFQGYHQAIDAGIRMGRRASGTLANLAMEGRCYVDYNTIRGNTFDNCVIGVLLRTGFNAVDANRFENVRTPIALVNAFRTLQHNRITNQENDEVAIWSDPGQYPDYVKYVSNHNEPGLELGSGIKPQAKFYHVISPEGRPKFRDPGAATLVVADQIAGLPQDGGTPDYNLFPTRPGQAGNLGFTNKPIDIAVGKFAAARPAGDFAVIFDRPGSRVGRQDYYSIILYDQNGAEFERCGRSRKRWSRIAAGNFLKDTGARLVNGNHEVAAVSSEPDENGCYPVYVFRKGIAEPAAVLMGDNRMPVKALATGHFTNHPDGYAELAVILEGSSRITLIKPSDKSWSRTIEAGDTALSTVATGEFNGNPADGDEIAALSESAGPILLFKVGHSDAYATTGPAAPWKLLSAGGAAQGANGTRQLAAIRADSPGEIHFFEAGSAEALGTTKHHLPGGMPVRFGFGDHEKADASEPEINGRFALGGLHPGKPTNPEVRLAILPRTAPVSVPVLVWAPLVEGAPERMTVVPILK, from the coding sequence ATGGGGTTCCGCTTTCCGTTCCCGACTTGCCGCACAAGTCTCATCCGCCTTCTGCCGCTGGCCACCGCCATCGCCTTCACTCCAGGTTCCGGGGCCAGGCCGATCTCGGAGGTCCTCAGGGAGAAGGACGCCCTGTTCGATCCCTGGGATCAGGAAAAATGGGCGGCGTGGTACAAGGACGGCCACATCGTCGAACCTTTCGAGATCGACCGCCCCGCCACCTTCGCACCGCGGGATACACCATGGGTCTTCAGCACCGCACGTTTTGGCGAAATCCACGGCAAAGCCTCCGCGATCTTCCCCATCGTCGGTGCCGGACCGTGGATCATTGATGGCAACAACGTGACCCTCGACGTGAGGACCGATGCGGCCAAGGCAATGACCATCCGGGACTGGTACACCAACGACTACAAGGGCGAGCAACTGGTGGACCGGGTCCACGGCTTCAAGTTCCGGCAGAAGGGCACGGCGGCATCCCCCTCCATCCTCCGCAACATCACCCTCATGGGATTCTGGCGCGCGGTTGACACCGCCTACACGCAGGAGAATCCCCTCGTCCATCTGGAGAACATCACCGCCAGTCTCAATGTCTGCGCCTTCTACACCAACGGCCCCCGCGGGGTGATCCGCAACTGCCATGTCACCGAAAGCATCATGATGGGCATCTACGCGGACCAGGAATCCAACGGCTGGTTGATCGAGAACAACACTTTCCGGGACAACGGCATGCGCGGCGTCCGGTCATGGAGTGCGATCACCCTGGATTCCTGCTACAACTACGACATCCGCAACAACCGGTTCCTCGCGCCGACCTCACCACCACGGGACTACCATTCCGCGATCACCCTTTACCGCAACCAGGGCGAGAAGGGCGACATCCGCGAACCTTCCGCATCCTGGAACCTGATCTCGGAAAACACATTCCAGGGCTACCATCAGGCGATCGACGCCGGAATCCGGATGGGCAGGAGGGCCTCCGGAACCCTGGCCAACCTGGCGATGGAGGGGCGGTGCTACGTGGACTACAACACGATCCGGGGAAACACGTTCGACAACTGCGTGATCGGCGTCCTCCTCCGCACGGGATTCAACGCGGTCGATGCCAACCGGTTCGAAAATGTCAGAACCCCCATCGCCCTCGTCAACGCCTTCCGCACGCTCCAGCACAACCGGATCACCAACCAGGAGAACGACGAGGTGGCCATCTGGTCGGACCCCGGGCAATACCCGGACTACGTCAAGTATGTCTCCAACCACAATGAGCCGGGCCTGGAGCTGGGTTCCGGCATCAAGCCGCAGGCGAAGTTCTATCACGTGATCTCACCGGAGGGGCGACCGAAGTTCCGGGATCCCGGAGCCGCCACCCTGGTCGTCGCGGATCAGATCGCAGGCCTCCCGCAGGATGGCGGCACCCCGGACTACAACCTCTTCCCGACCCGTCCCGGACAGGCCGGAAATCTGGGCTTCACCAACAAACCCATCGACATCGCCGTCGGAAAATTCGCGGCCGCGCGGCCGGCGGGTGACTTCGCGGTGATCTTCGACCGGCCGGGCAGCAGGGTCGGCAGGCAGGACTACTACTCGATCATCCTCTATGACCAGAACGGGGCGGAGTTCGAACGGTGCGGCCGCAGCAGGAAGCGTTGGAGCAGGATCGCGGCGGGAAATTTCCTGAAGGATACCGGCGCCCGCCTGGTGAACGGAAACCATGAAGTGGCCGCCGTCTCATCGGAGCCGGATGAGAACGGATGCTACCCGGTTTATGTTTTCCGGAAAGGCATCGCGGAACCCGCAGCCGTTCTCATGGGCGACAACAGGATGCCCGTGAAGGCCCTGGCTACGGGCCACTTCACGAACCACCCGGACGGATATGCGGAACTCGCCGTGATCCTGGAGGGTTCCTCCCGGATCACTCTCATCAAGCCCTCCGACAAAAGCTGGAGCCGGACCATCGAGGCGGGTGACACGGCTCTGTCAACGGTCGCCACGGGGGAATTCAACGGCAACCCCGCCGATGGAGATGAGATCGCGGCGCTGTCGGAATCCGCAGGCCCGATCCTCCTTTTCAAGGTCGGCCACTCGGACGCCTATGCCACGACCGGACCTGCCGCCCCATGGAAGCTGCTCTCCGCTGGCGGAGCCGCGCAGGGAGCCAATGGGACCCGGCAACTGGCCGCCATCCGCGCCGACAGCCCCGGCGAAATTCATTTCTTCGAAGCTGGAAGCGCGGAGGCGCTCGGCACGACGAAACACCACCTTCCGGGCGGCATGCCGGTCAGGTTCGGATTCGGCGACCATGAAAAAGCGGATGCGTCGGAACCGGAAATCAACGGGCGCTTCGCCCTGGGAGGACTCCATCCCGGCAAGCCCACCAATCCGGAGGTCCGGCTGGCGATCCTTCCCAGGACAGCCCCTGTTTCCGTGCCGGTTCTGGTATGGGCTCCGCTTGTGGAAGGTGCACCGGAACGGATGACGGTGGTGCCGATCCTGAAGTGA
- a CDS encoding autotransporter-associated beta strand repeat-containing protein — MKPVIFFTGIILISLAPVSRAADFTWSGLGGTAEFGNGNNWVGGSAPSHTAEHNYVFTGSSNTTVMLSSTTNGPIILNLTFDQNAGSFDLKPTAFSLSGNRFRLKSDAAVAIIQNSPNDQRISATLSQSGNTGNAPVAITGTGTGSLTLDSLRFGASGTQTNVLNIDRNVNIGTITRVTSDAPDASLVFNVASGATAAVTGTMAGTTTDTATAFTLVKSGAGKLVLSGQNLSTGAVNVTGGTLLVNGYKSNGSGALAVSSSTTLGGTGTVGGATTIYGNLKAGDGGVGLLTFENTLALNAGSNSIFHINGLTRGTGHDAINVQGEVAFGGTLTLNFGFAAQVDQEFDLFDFNNAIGDFDSVSFVNGGYEGTFDVTTGVLRLTAVPEPGATALLAVVGTLSLARRSRRQGFTK, encoded by the coding sequence ATGAAACCCGTCATCTTCTTCACTGGCATCATCCTGATCTCCCTCGCCCCGGTATCGCGTGCGGCTGACTTCACCTGGAGCGGTCTGGGGGGCACCGCCGAATTCGGCAACGGAAACAACTGGGTGGGAGGCTCCGCCCCCAGCCATACCGCCGAGCACAACTACGTCTTCACCGGTTCCAGCAATACCACGGTGATGCTGAGCAGCACCACCAACGGCCCGATCATCCTGAACCTGACGTTCGACCAGAATGCCGGATCGTTCGATCTCAAGCCCACCGCCTTCAGCTTGTCGGGCAACCGGTTCCGGCTGAAGTCGGACGCCGCTGTCGCAATCATCCAGAACTCGCCGAATGACCAGAGGATTTCAGCGACACTCAGCCAGTCGGGGAACACGGGCAACGCGCCTGTTGCGATCACGGGAACAGGGACCGGCAGCCTCACCCTGGACTCCCTCCGGTTCGGCGCGAGTGGAACCCAGACCAACGTCCTGAACATCGACCGGAACGTGAACATCGGCACCATCACCCGCGTCACATCAGATGCTCCTGACGCCTCCCTGGTGTTCAATGTCGCCTCGGGCGCCACGGCTGCGGTGACCGGGACCATGGCCGGAACCACGACCGATACGGCGACGGCCTTCACCTTGGTGAAGTCCGGCGCGGGCAAGCTGGTTCTCTCAGGCCAGAATCTCAGTACAGGGGCGGTCAATGTCACGGGAGGTACCCTGCTGGTCAACGGCTACAAGTCGAACGGAAGCGGGGCGCTGGCGGTCAGCTCGAGCACGACCCTCGGAGGTACCGGCACCGTCGGCGGAGCCACCACCATCTACGGAAACCTCAAGGCGGGCGACGGCGGCGTGGGCCTGCTGACGTTCGAGAACACGCTGGCCCTGAACGCCGGTTCCAACTCCATCTTCCATATCAACGGCCTCACGCGCGGCACCGGACATGATGCCATCAACGTGCAGGGGGAAGTCGCCTTCGGTGGCACCCTGACCCTGAACTTCGGCTTCGCCGCCCAGGTGGACCAGGAATTCGATCTGTTTGATTTCAACAATGCGATCGGGGATTTCGATTCCGTCAGTTTCGTCAACGGTGGTTATGAAGGCACGTTCGATGTGACGACGGGCGTTCTCAGGCTGACAGCCGTTCCTGAGCCGGGCGCGACCGCATTGCTGGCCGTGGTCGGAACCTTGTCGTTGGCCCGCAGGAGCCGGAGGCAGGGCTTCACAAAATAG
- a CDS encoding nuclear transport factor 2 family protein: MRLLSFLFLLLAMTLSAQPASPAEALAAADQKRIAATIAVDEAALRTVLSEELHYAHSTGVVDDRESLIARLTSGKTKYLSFDYVKRDFTFPAETVALMSGHIRIKSESKGKGVTENTLSFLAVWKLTDSGWKFHAWQSAVLPAN; this comes from the coding sequence ATGAGACTCCTTTCCTTCCTCTTCCTGCTCCTCGCCATGACCCTCTCCGCACAACCCGCCTCCCCGGCGGAAGCACTCGCCGCCGCCGACCAGAAGCGCATCGCCGCCACCATCGCCGTGGATGAAGCGGCGCTCCGGACGGTCCTCTCAGAGGAACTGCACTACGCCCACTCCACCGGCGTCGTCGATGACCGGGAGTCACTCATCGCCAGGCTCACCTCGGGAAAGACGAAGTACCTTTCCTTCGACTACGTGAAACGCGACTTCACCTTCCCTGCTGAAACCGTCGCGCTGATGAGCGGGCACATCCGCATCAAGTCGGAGTCGAAGGGCAAGGGAGTGACGGAAAACACGCTCAGCTTCCTCGCTGTCTGGAAGCTCACTGACAGTGGCTGGAAGTTCCACGCCTGGCAGTCCGCCGTCCTTCCCGCCAACTGA
- a CDS encoding exo-alpha-sialidase: MKNLSIWILFAISPLVMAETEYKPLMPDDKSRPARSSVLLLGDGVSMDAAKALQAEMEDRITVYAGEGAEGIADLGKWISSDGKEILRKKKWDAIYLAPAVAPEKSAREEIEGKLRHSAGAVVWHGGGKGIASGDLVKALLRNGEHLAKWPASEKRDPAKLLAEDGVLDNPATLPALPAETSTVFKAEEGQWQFNLHSFIARHDGKLWAIWSSGRKDEDSSSQFIRYATSEDGMVWSASGTMAPDPDGEDGPLRWLASGLYEENGKLYGLGCLNTGGGKGAVWGNAKLHRFRWDAGKWVDEGVFGDNAMVYFPPFKVGGRDFFVWRDDKAHFHTARSTAEAGKWDVRKHPSFPPDYRMSETGSYADADGNLHLIIRDQGKTKRLYHSISFDNGDTWTLPVKTNYPDAVSKNIAGRLKDDRFFLINNPQASGSRDPLTISFSADGWSYGSPRILRKDAPERRYDGKFKNARSFQYSDAMEHDGRLWVIYGTNKEDIEISSYRIADFPK; this comes from the coding sequence ATGAAAAACCTTTCCATATGGATCTTGTTTGCGATCTCCCCGCTGGTGATGGCGGAGACGGAGTACAAGCCGCTGATGCCCGATGACAAATCGAGGCCCGCCCGCTCGTCGGTGCTGCTGCTGGGAGATGGCGTCTCCATGGACGCGGCGAAGGCGTTGCAAGCGGAGATGGAGGACAGGATCACCGTATATGCCGGGGAGGGTGCGGAAGGCATCGCTGATCTCGGAAAGTGGATTTCGTCGGACGGGAAGGAGATCCTGCGGAAGAAAAAATGGGATGCCATCTATCTGGCCCCCGCCGTGGCACCGGAGAAGTCCGCGAGGGAGGAGATCGAAGGAAAGCTCCGGCATTCCGCCGGTGCGGTGGTGTGGCATGGCGGCGGGAAAGGCATCGCGTCAGGGGATCTGGTGAAGGCGCTTCTCCGCAACGGGGAGCATCTCGCGAAGTGGCCCGCATCCGAGAAGCGGGATCCGGCGAAACTGCTGGCGGAGGACGGCGTGCTGGACAACCCCGCAACGCTGCCCGCGCTGCCTGCGGAGACCTCGACGGTGTTCAAGGCTGAGGAAGGTCAGTGGCAGTTCAACCTCCACTCGTTCATCGCCCGGCATGACGGGAAGTTATGGGCCATCTGGTCGTCCGGCAGGAAGGATGAGGACAGCAGCAGCCAGTTCATCCGCTACGCGACGAGTGAGGACGGCATGGTGTGGAGTGCGTCCGGCACCATGGCCCCGGACCCGGACGGTGAGGACGGACCGCTGCGCTGGCTCGCCTCCGGACTCTATGAGGAAAACGGGAAACTCTACGGGCTGGGGTGCCTGAACACGGGCGGGGGGAAAGGCGCGGTCTGGGGCAACGCGAAGCTGCACCGCTTCCGCTGGGACGCCGGGAAGTGGGTGGACGAAGGTGTCTTCGGCGACAACGCGATGGTCTATTTCCCGCCGTTCAAGGTCGGTGGCCGCGACTTCTTCGTGTGGCGGGATGACAAGGCGCACTTCCACACCGCACGGTCCACGGCCGAGGCGGGGAAATGGGATGTGAGGAAGCATCCGTCCTTTCCACCGGACTACCGCATGAGCGAGACCGGTTCCTACGCGGATGCGGATGGAAACCTGCACCTGATCATCCGCGACCAGGGGAAGACGAAGCGCCTTTATCATTCTATCAGCTTCGACAACGGGGACACGTGGACCCTGCCGGTGAAGACGAACTACCCGGACGCCGTGAGCAAGAACATCGCGGGCAGGCTGAAGGACGACCGGTTTTTCCTGATCAACAATCCGCAGGCCAGCGGATCCCGGGATCCTCTCACGATCTCATTCTCCGCGGACGGATGGAGCTACGGCAGTCCCCGTATTCTCAGGAAGGATGCGCCGGAGAGGCGTTACGACGGGAAATTCAAGAACGCGCGCAGCTTCCAGTATTCGGACGCCATGGAGCACGACGGCCGCCTGTGGGTGATCTACGGCACCAACAAGGAGGACATCGAGATTTCCTCCTATCGCATCGCGGATTTTCCGAAGTGA
- a CDS encoding fucose isomerase, whose product MKPILLVASGDLRLSANQTCWPAQREMEAAISRAIEAEGRQVVRAHPYDEKEGHGFISSQKQGIGIFRDIDPDAPLIVAEAVWQYSHHVLPGLTTHRGPILTLANWSGQWPGLVGMLNLNGSLTKAGVTFSTLWSEDFTDAFFLGKLREWLATGTIVHDLGHVTADIPIPPASAALGASLAAELKRDKSIMGIFDEGCMGMFNAIIPDQLLHSCGVFKERLSQSALYHETLITPEAEADEVLSWLESRGMTFHFGDDHATQLTRAQVLLQCRMYIAAVRMADDFGCETIGIQYQQGLKDLLPASDLVEGMLNNRDRPPVTSRDGSRVLFDGEPIVHFNEVDECAGLDGLITRRVHDALGQPVESTLHDIRWGEDFGGDYVWVFLISGAAPPAHFIGGWEGAEGFRQPAMYFPSGGSTLRGTSRPGEIVWSRIYVEDEALHMDIGRGAAVELPQEEAERRWQLTTPEWPVMHAVTYGVSRDQLMAKHRANHIQVAYAHDAEAADACLFAKAAFARELGIRVNLCGSLRR is encoded by the coding sequence ATGAAACCCATCCTGCTCGTCGCCAGCGGCGACCTCCGCCTTTCCGCGAACCAAACCTGCTGGCCCGCCCAGCGTGAAATGGAAGCCGCCATCTCCCGCGCCATCGAGGCGGAGGGACGGCAAGTTGTAAGGGCGCATCCCTACGATGAAAAGGAAGGCCATGGCTTCATCTCCAGCCAGAAGCAGGGCATCGGCATCTTCCGCGACATCGACCCGGACGCGCCGCTCATCGTCGCGGAGGCGGTGTGGCAATACTCCCACCACGTGTTGCCGGGCCTGACCACCCACCGCGGCCCCATCCTCACGCTCGCCAACTGGAGCGGCCAGTGGCCGGGGCTGGTCGGCATGCTCAATCTGAACGGCTCGCTCACGAAAGCGGGCGTCACCTTCTCCACCCTCTGGAGCGAGGATTTCACCGACGCGTTCTTTCTCGGCAAGCTCCGCGAGTGGCTCGCCACCGGCACCATCGTCCACGATCTCGGCCACGTCACCGCGGACATCCCCATTCCGCCCGCATCCGCCGCACTCGGTGCCTCGCTGGCGGCGGAACTGAAGCGGGACAAGTCGATCATGGGTATCTTCGACGAGGGCTGCATGGGCATGTTCAACGCCATCATTCCCGACCAGCTCCTCCATTCCTGCGGCGTCTTCAAGGAACGCCTCAGCCAGTCCGCCCTCTACCACGAGACGCTCATCACTCCGGAGGCGGAGGCGGACGAGGTCCTGTCATGGCTGGAAAGCCGTGGCATGACCTTCCATTTCGGCGACGACCACGCCACCCAGCTCACCCGCGCGCAGGTCCTGCTCCAGTGCCGCATGTACATCGCCGCCGTCCGCATGGCGGATGACTTCGGCTGCGAAACCATCGGCATCCAGTACCAGCAGGGACTCAAGGACCTGCTCCCCGCCAGCGATCTGGTGGAAGGGATGCTCAACAACCGCGACCGCCCGCCCGTCACTTCGCGGGACGGTTCACGCGTCCTTTTCGACGGCGAGCCCATCGTCCATTTCAACGAGGTCGATGAATGCGCCGGCCTGGACGGCCTCATCACCCGCCGCGTCCATGACGCTCTCGGCCAGCCGGTCGAGTCCACGCTGCATGACATTCGCTGGGGTGAAGACTTCGGCGGTGACTACGTGTGGGTTTTCCTCATCAGCGGCGCGGCCCCGCCCGCCCACTTCATCGGCGGCTGGGAAGGCGCGGAGGGATTCCGCCAGCCCGCGATGTATTTCCCCAGCGGCGGCAGCACCCTGCGCGGCACCTCCCGTCCGGGCGAGATCGTCTGGTCACGGATCTACGTGGAGGATGAAGCGCTCCACATGGACATCGGCCGCGGGGCGGCGGTGGAACTGCCGCAGGAGGAAGCGGAGCGCCGCTGGCAGCTCACCACTCCGGAGTGGCCGGTCATGCACGCCGTCACCTACGGTGTTTCCCGTGACCAACTCATGGCAAAGCACCGCGCCAACCACATCCAGGTCGCCTACGCCCATGATGCGGAGGCGGCGGACGCCTGTCTCTTCGCGAAAGCCGCCTTCGCCAGGGAGCTGGGCATCCGGGTGAATCTCTGCGGGTCGCTGCGGCGGTAG
- a CDS encoding MFS transporter, producing MNQPPPSLARYAWFVVMLLWPVALLNYMDRQMMAAMKFSIMDDIPSIGTEANWGLLPAVFKWVYAGLSPFGGYLADRFSKRHVIVVSLAVWSAVTWATGHAQTFEQLVWSRALMGISEACYIPAALALIADYHSGPTRSRAIGTHQMAIYAGVMIGGFSGYAADSPSLGWRWAFDAAGIAGVLYALPLFFLLRNPPAVTGLKERSSPAGTLASLLRNPFFILLVLYFTLPALAGWVVRDWMPAILKDQFGIGQGHAGVSATLYVNIAALIAVVLGGVFADRWMRRSERGRIYVSAIGVGLIIPALFGVGNAGTLGIAIAFLVLYGIGWGFFDCNNMPILCQIVRPEHRATAYGLMNLVSISCGGFADWGFGVMRDHQIPLNLIFSAFAGLCALSVGLVLLIRPKSTP from the coding sequence ATGAATCAGCCCCCTCCGTCGTTGGCGCGCTACGCATGGTTCGTCGTCATGCTGCTGTGGCCGGTCGCCCTGCTGAACTACATGGACCGCCAGATGATGGCGGCCATGAAGTTCTCCATCATGGATGACATCCCGTCCATCGGCACGGAGGCGAACTGGGGCCTGCTGCCCGCCGTTTTCAAATGGGTCTATGCCGGGCTGAGTCCCTTCGGCGGCTATCTGGCGGACCGCTTCAGCAAGCGCCACGTCATCGTCGTCAGCCTGGCGGTATGGTCCGCCGTAACCTGGGCGACGGGACACGCGCAGACCTTCGAGCAACTGGTCTGGAGCCGCGCCCTCATGGGCATCAGCGAGGCGTGCTACATCCCCGCCGCGCTCGCCCTCATCGCGGACTACCACAGCGGCCCCACCCGCTCCCGCGCCATCGGCACGCACCAGATGGCCATCTATGCCGGAGTGATGATCGGCGGGTTCAGCGGCTACGCCGCGGACAGCCCGTCGCTGGGCTGGCGCTGGGCGTTCGACGCCGCGGGCATCGCCGGGGTCCTCTATGCACTCCCGCTGTTCTTCCTGCTGAGAAATCCTCCCGCGGTCACCGGACTGAAGGAACGCTCCTCACCCGCCGGCACGCTGGCCTCCCTGCTGCGGAATCCCTTCTTCATCCTGCTGGTCCTCTACTTCACCCTGCCCGCGCTGGCCGGGTGGGTCGTGCGTGACTGGATGCCCGCGATCCTGAAGGACCAGTTCGGCATCGGCCAGGGGCACGCGGGTGTCTCCGCCACGCTCTACGTGAACATCGCCGCGCTCATCGCGGTGGTTCTCGGCGGGGTGTTCGCCGACCGCTGGATGAGACGCAGCGAGCGGGGGCGGATCTATGTTTCCGCCATCGGCGTGGGCCTCATCATCCCCGCCCTGTTCGGCGTGGGGAACGCGGGCACGCTGGGCATCGCCATCGCCTTCCTGGTCCTCTATGGCATCGGCTGGGGGTTCTTTGACTGCAACAACATGCCCATCCTCTGCCAGATCGTCCGGCCGGAGCACCGCGCCACCGCCTACGGCCTGATGAATCTGGTGAGCATCAGTTGCGGCGGCTTCGCCGACTGGGGCTTCGGCGTCATGCGCGACCATCAGATTCCTCTCAATCTCATCTTCTCCGCCTTCGCCGGGCTGTGCGCCCTCTCCGTCGGCCTCGTCCTGCTCATCCGCCCGAAAAGCACGCCATGA
- a CDS encoding alpha/beta hydrolase has translation MKAWLCGLALLCGNHAQGGYENLWPGDAPGAPKPPAGTETKDKRGAISDVEVPQYQVHPADPARRTGAAVVVFPGGGYRMNVIGKEGHDVAAWLVRQGITAIVVKYRVSEHPEMGYGFPVPLLDARRAIRTVRSRAQEWGIDPGKVGVMGFSAGGHLASLAATRSADTFPQYEGKDAVDAFNVRPDFAILVYPVISMQEIAHPGSRERLLGNDTSPEMLAEYSTENSVDVNTPPVFLVTTADDMVDCRNSLRFAMACKERNVPVTLHLFETGGHGYGMPGRGATVGWAELLREWLRTRGYVP, from the coding sequence ATGAAAGCTTGGTTATGCGGGCTGGCGCTGCTGTGCGGGAACCATGCGCAGGGCGGGTATGAGAATCTGTGGCCGGGTGATGCCCCGGGCGCTCCCAAGCCTCCGGCCGGAACGGAAACGAAGGACAAGAGGGGCGCCATTTCCGATGTGGAGGTCCCCCAATACCAGGTCCACCCGGCGGACCCGGCGCGCAGGACAGGGGCGGCGGTGGTCGTCTTTCCCGGCGGCGGTTACCGGATGAACGTGATCGGGAAGGAGGGTCATGATGTCGCCGCGTGGCTGGTGAGGCAGGGCATCACCGCCATCGTGGTGAAGTACCGCGTGTCGGAGCATCCGGAGATGGGCTACGGATTCCCGGTGCCGTTGCTGGATGCCAGGCGCGCCATCCGCACAGTGCGTTCGCGCGCGCAGGAGTGGGGGATCGATCCGGGCAAGGTGGGGGTGATGGGCTTCTCCGCTGGCGGCCATCTGGCGAGCCTCGCCGCCACCCGCTCCGCCGATACCTTTCCTCAGTATGAAGGAAAGGATGCGGTGGATGCCTTCAACGTCCGGCCGGATTTCGCCATCCTGGTCTATCCCGTCATCTCCATGCAGGAGATCGCGCATCCGGGTTCGCGCGAGAGGCTGCTGGGGAATGACACTTCGCCGGAGATGCTGGCGGAGTATTCGACGGAGAACTCCGTGGACGTGAACACGCCGCCCGTCTTTCTGGTGACCACGGCGGACGACATGGTGGACTGCCGGAACAGCCTGCGGTTCGCCATGGCCTGCAAGGAGAGGAACGTACCCGTGACGTTGCATCTCTTCGAAACCGGCGGCCACGGCTACGGCATGCCGGGCAGGGGTGCCACCGTGGGGTGGGCGGAGCTTCTCCGTGAATGGCTCAGGACTAGGGGGTATGTCCCATAG